A stretch of the Conger conger chromosome 3, fConCon1.1, whole genome shotgun sequence genome encodes the following:
- the rpl8 gene encoding large ribosomal subunit protein uL2, with the protein MGRVIRGQRKGAGSVFKAHVKHRKGAAKLRHIDFAERHGYIKGIVKDIIHDPGRGAPLAKVAFRDPYRFKKRTELFIAAEGIHTGQFIYCGKKAQLNIGNVLPVGTMPEGTIICCLEEKPGDRGKLARASGNYATVISHNPETKKSRVKLPSGSKKVISSANRAVVGVVAGGGRIDKPILKAGRAYHKYKAKRNCWPRVRGVAMNPVEHPFGGGNHQHIGKPSTIRRDAPAGRKVGLIAARRTGRLRGTKTVQEKEN; encoded by the exons ATGGGACGTGTGATCAGGGGACAGAGAAAAGGTGCGGGCTCCGTCTTCAAAGCCCATGTTAAGCACAGGAAAGGTGCTGCTAAACTCCGGCACATCGACTTCGCTGAACGCCATGGCTACATCAAAGGGATCGTGAAG GATATCATTCATGACCCTGGCCGTGGAGCCCCCCTGGCCAAAGTGGCCTTCCGTGACCCCTACAGATTTAAGAAGAGGACAGAGCTTTTCATTGCTGCTGAGGGCATCCACACCGGACAGTTCATCTACTGTGGCAAGAAGG CCCAGCTGAACATCGGCAACGTGCTCCCCGTGGGCACCATGCCCGAGGGCACCATCatctgctgcctggaggagaagCCCGGTGACAGGGGCAAGCTGGCCCGTGCCTCCGGCAACTACGCCACCGTCATCTCCCACAACCCCGAGACCAAGAAGTCCCGAGTCAAGCTGCCTTCCGGCTCCAAGAAGGTCATCTCTTCCGCCAACAGGGCTGTTGTCG GTGTGGTTGCTGGTGGTGGTCGTATTGACAAGCCCATCCTGAAGGCTGGCCGTGCCTACCACAAGTACAAGGCCAAGAGGAACTGCTGGCCACGCGTGCGTGGTGTGGCCATGAAC CCTGTTGAGCATCCCTTCGGTGGTGGTAACCATCAGCACATCGGGAAGCCCTCCACGATCAGGAGGGACGCGCCAGCCGGTCGTAAGGTCGGTCTCATCGCTGCCCGCCGTACCGGCAGACTGCGTGGAACCAAGACCGTCCAGGAGAAGGAGAACTAA